A window of the Chiloscyllium plagiosum isolate BGI_BamShark_2017 chromosome 13, ASM401019v2, whole genome shotgun sequence genome harbors these coding sequences:
- the LOC122555680 gene encoding angiomotin-like 2a isoform X2 → MRTAEDSSGTVLHRLIQEQLRYGNLTDNRTLLAIQQQAMRGGSSSPRSSLESLTQEESQIVQHSTRQEPQGQEHQGDHAHSENLLHRLHQLQFNGEELPSYEEAKAQSELLAVQRNQQSVGTGSYVVAGTNQKASTEDKSVTREVSPEHVLHDDALKELKHGHVRSLSERLLQLSLERNGTKGQVTMSSSHSFPQLSRYQKQPVRAGSQVPCHSIEARGPPPEYSFPVKSAAPVLSHSQQHGYFYDMSATPYFNSQQDVPGNYGYSNQIRAERMSQAQTVHPGQPQRHSFLPTSASSPMEAVLVTEATHDSSQMVTVDHVALINRAQQMVEMLLKENENLRRELDGHTEKSAKIQKLEREIQRISEAYDNLMKASSKREALEKTMRNKMESEIRRLHDFNRDLREKLDSANKLLTSKECEISEDGQSIVSRLIVQNREQQQEKEQLRRELSLSRNRNEEQHKRMGLLDQALNSTQSKVVQLEDELRKKQAYVEKVEKLQHALSQLQAACEKREQLELRLRNRLEQELKSLRTQQRQAMTHNSGTTEYSGPALMELLREKEERILALEADMTKWEQKYLEESTMRQFAMDAAATAATQRDTTIINHSPRHSPNSSFNDGSLEKPVCYQRGEIIVSSHRDQEMESRIKALHAQILEKDAIIKVLQQRSRREQVKAEQPALRPARSVPSITLATGVSHASSVNQLNNEQFLDKTTRGMSDTSQPVTQMISSNSRSQESSDSEMVEILI, encoded by the exons ATGAGAACAGCAGAAGATTCATCAGGTACAGTCCTGCACAGACTGATCCAGGAGCAGTTGCGGTATGGGAATCTTACGGATAACCGCACGTTGCTGGCCATCCAGCAACAGGCAATGAGAGGAGGGTCCAGCAGCCCCCGGTCCTCTTTGGAAAGCCTCACTCAGGAGGAGAGTCAAATTGTCCAGCATTCCACCCGGCAGGAGCCACAAGGTCAAGAGCACCAGGGTGACCATGCTCACTCAGAAAACCTGCTACATCGCCTACACCAGCTTCAATTCAATGGAGAAGAACTCCCCTCTTACGAAGAAGCCAAAGCCCAATCTGAGCTCCTGGCTGTGCAGAGGAACCAACAGTCTGTGGGCACAGGTTCTTATGTGGTTGCTGGAACAAATCAGAAGGCCAGCACTGAAGACAAGTCAGTGACACGTGAAGTCAGTCCAGAGCATGTGCTTCACGATGATGCACTGAAGGAATTGAAACATGGACATGTGCGGTCTCTCAGCGAGAGACTCTTGCAACTTTCTCTCGAGAGGAATGGAACCAAAGGCCAGGTGACCATGAGTTCCTCACACAGCTTCCCCCAGCTATCTAGATATCAGAAGCAGCCAGTGCGGGCAGGATCTCAGGTGCCCTGTCATTCCATCGAGGCCCGGGGTCCTCCCCCAGAATACTCCTTCCCCGTGAAGTCTGCAGCTCCTGTGCTCagccattcccagcaacatggTTACTTTTACGATATGTCTGCCACTCCATATTTCAACTCCCAGCAGGATGTGCCTGGTAACTATGGTTACAGCAACCAGATAAGAGCAGAAAG GATGTCTCAAGCTCAAACAGTACACCCTGGCCAGCCACAGAGGCACAGCTTCCTGCCCACTTCAGCTTCTTCACCCATGGAAGCAGTGCTGGTTACTGAAGCCACTCATGACAGCAGCCAGATGGTGACAGTTGATCATGTGGCACTCATTAACCGTGCTCAACAAATGGTCGAGATGCTACTGAAGGAGAACGAAAACCTGAGGAGGGAGCTTGATGGCCACACTGAAAAATCAGCAAAAATCCAAAAG TTGGAGAGAGAAATCCAGAGGATTTCTGAAGCCTATGACAACCTCATGAAGGCATCTTCCAAACGGGAGGCCCTGGAAAAGACAATGAGAAACAAAATGGAAAGTGAGATCAGGAGACTTCACGATTTCAACCGTGATCTGCGAG AAAAGCTTGATTCCGCCAATAAACTGTTGACCAGCAAAGAATGTGAGATCTCAGAAGACGGTCAGAGCATTGTCAGCAGGCTGATTGTCCAAA ATCGAGAACAGCAGCAAGAAAAGGAGCAGCTTCGAAGGGAATTAAGCTTGTCCCGTAACAGGAATGAAGAACAACACAAGCGAATGGGGCTCCTCGACCAGGCACTCAACAGCACCCAGTCCAAAGTAGTACAGTTAGAAGATGAG cTGCGGAAGAAGCAAGCATATGTGGAAAAGGTGGAAAAGCTCCAGCACGCACTATCACAGCTGCAGGCAGCCTGTGAGAAACGGGAACAGCTAGAACTGCGATTGAGGAACCGACTGGAGCAGGAATTGAAGAGTCTGCGAACACAACAG CGTCAGGCAATGACCCACAACTCAGGAACCACAGAATACAGTGGTCCCGCTCTGATGGAGCTGCTCAGGGAAAAGGAAGAACGTATCCTGGCCCTGGAAGCTGATATGACCAAATGGGAACAGAAGTATTTGGAGGAGAGCACCATGCGGCAGTTTGCAATGGATGCTGCAGCCACTGCAGCTACCCAGAG AGACACCACAATTATCAATCATTCCCCTCGACACTCGCCAAACAGCAGCTTCAATGATGGCtccttggagaaacctgtttgCTACCAGAGGGGAGAGATCATTGTGAGCAGTCATCGAGATCAAGAGATGGAGAGCAG GATCAAAGCCTTGCATGCCCAAATCCTGGAGAAGGATGCCATCATCAAGGTGCTCCAGCAGCGCTCGAGAAGGGAACAGGTAAAAGCTGAGCAGCCTGCTCTCCGCCCGGCACGCTCTGTTCCATCCATCACATTGGCTACAGGAGTGAGCCACGCCAGTTCTGTCAACCAACTGAACAATGAACAATTTCTTGACAAAACAACAAGAGGCATGTCAG ATACTTCGCAGCCAGTGACACAGATGATCTCCAGCAATAGTAGAAGCCAGGAATCATCAGACAGCGAAATGGTTGAAATTCTTATCTGA
- the LOC122555680 gene encoding angiomotin-like 2a isoform X1 → MRTAEDSSGTVLHRLIQEQLRYGNLTDNRTLLAIQQQAMRGGSSSPRSSLESLTQEESQIVQHSTRQEPQGQEHQGDHAHSENLLHRLHQLQFNGEELPSYEEAKAQSELLAVQRNQQSVGTGSYVVAGTNQKASTEDKSVTREVSPEHVLHDDALKELKHGHVRSLSERLLQLSLERNGTKGQVTMSSSHSFPQLSRYQKQPVRAGSQVPCHSIEARGPPPEYSFPVKSAAPVLSHSQQHGYFYDMSATPYFNSQQDVPGNYGYSNQIRAERMSQAQTVHPGQPQRHSFLPTSASSPMEAVLVTEATHDSSQMVTVDHVALINRAQQMVEMLLKENENLRRELDGHTEKSAKIQKLEREIQRISEAYDNLMKASSKREALEKTMRNKMESEIRRLHDFNRDLREKLDSANKLLTSKECEISEDGQSIVSRLIVQNREQQQEKEQLRRELSLSRNRNEEQHKRMGLLDQALNSTQSKVVQLEDELRKKQAYVEKVEKLQHALSQLQAACEKREQLELRLRNRLEQELKSLRTQQRQAMTHNSGTTEYSGPALMELLREKEERILALEADMTKWEQKYLEESTMRQFAMDAAATAATQRDTTIINHSPRHSPNSSFNDGSLEKPVCYQRGEIIVSSHRDQEMESRIKALHAQILEKDAIIKVLQQRSRREQVKAEQPALRPARSVPSITLATGVSHASSVNQLNNEQFLDKTTRGMSGTFSKGPIEDPAATLAVHSVTFHAKHGSRDGSTQTEKLVEIEHTASGQGNPEDSEAGICLQVTKSPATSLDTSQPVTQMISSNSRSQESSDSEMVEILI, encoded by the exons ATGAGAACAGCAGAAGATTCATCAGGTACAGTCCTGCACAGACTGATCCAGGAGCAGTTGCGGTATGGGAATCTTACGGATAACCGCACGTTGCTGGCCATCCAGCAACAGGCAATGAGAGGAGGGTCCAGCAGCCCCCGGTCCTCTTTGGAAAGCCTCACTCAGGAGGAGAGTCAAATTGTCCAGCATTCCACCCGGCAGGAGCCACAAGGTCAAGAGCACCAGGGTGACCATGCTCACTCAGAAAACCTGCTACATCGCCTACACCAGCTTCAATTCAATGGAGAAGAACTCCCCTCTTACGAAGAAGCCAAAGCCCAATCTGAGCTCCTGGCTGTGCAGAGGAACCAACAGTCTGTGGGCACAGGTTCTTATGTGGTTGCTGGAACAAATCAGAAGGCCAGCACTGAAGACAAGTCAGTGACACGTGAAGTCAGTCCAGAGCATGTGCTTCACGATGATGCACTGAAGGAATTGAAACATGGACATGTGCGGTCTCTCAGCGAGAGACTCTTGCAACTTTCTCTCGAGAGGAATGGAACCAAAGGCCAGGTGACCATGAGTTCCTCACACAGCTTCCCCCAGCTATCTAGATATCAGAAGCAGCCAGTGCGGGCAGGATCTCAGGTGCCCTGTCATTCCATCGAGGCCCGGGGTCCTCCCCCAGAATACTCCTTCCCCGTGAAGTCTGCAGCTCCTGTGCTCagccattcccagcaacatggTTACTTTTACGATATGTCTGCCACTCCATATTTCAACTCCCAGCAGGATGTGCCTGGTAACTATGGTTACAGCAACCAGATAAGAGCAGAAAG GATGTCTCAAGCTCAAACAGTACACCCTGGCCAGCCACAGAGGCACAGCTTCCTGCCCACTTCAGCTTCTTCACCCATGGAAGCAGTGCTGGTTACTGAAGCCACTCATGACAGCAGCCAGATGGTGACAGTTGATCATGTGGCACTCATTAACCGTGCTCAACAAATGGTCGAGATGCTACTGAAGGAGAACGAAAACCTGAGGAGGGAGCTTGATGGCCACACTGAAAAATCAGCAAAAATCCAAAAG TTGGAGAGAGAAATCCAGAGGATTTCTGAAGCCTATGACAACCTCATGAAGGCATCTTCCAAACGGGAGGCCCTGGAAAAGACAATGAGAAACAAAATGGAAAGTGAGATCAGGAGACTTCACGATTTCAACCGTGATCTGCGAG AAAAGCTTGATTCCGCCAATAAACTGTTGACCAGCAAAGAATGTGAGATCTCAGAAGACGGTCAGAGCATTGTCAGCAGGCTGATTGTCCAAA ATCGAGAACAGCAGCAAGAAAAGGAGCAGCTTCGAAGGGAATTAAGCTTGTCCCGTAACAGGAATGAAGAACAACACAAGCGAATGGGGCTCCTCGACCAGGCACTCAACAGCACCCAGTCCAAAGTAGTACAGTTAGAAGATGAG cTGCGGAAGAAGCAAGCATATGTGGAAAAGGTGGAAAAGCTCCAGCACGCACTATCACAGCTGCAGGCAGCCTGTGAGAAACGGGAACAGCTAGAACTGCGATTGAGGAACCGACTGGAGCAGGAATTGAAGAGTCTGCGAACACAACAG CGTCAGGCAATGACCCACAACTCAGGAACCACAGAATACAGTGGTCCCGCTCTGATGGAGCTGCTCAGGGAAAAGGAAGAACGTATCCTGGCCCTGGAAGCTGATATGACCAAATGGGAACAGAAGTATTTGGAGGAGAGCACCATGCGGCAGTTTGCAATGGATGCTGCAGCCACTGCAGCTACCCAGAG AGACACCACAATTATCAATCATTCCCCTCGACACTCGCCAAACAGCAGCTTCAATGATGGCtccttggagaaacctgtttgCTACCAGAGGGGAGAGATCATTGTGAGCAGTCATCGAGATCAAGAGATGGAGAGCAG GATCAAAGCCTTGCATGCCCAAATCCTGGAGAAGGATGCCATCATCAAGGTGCTCCAGCAGCGCTCGAGAAGGGAACAGGTAAAAGCTGAGCAGCCTGCTCTCCGCCCGGCACGCTCTGTTCCATCCATCACATTGGCTACAGGAGTGAGCCACGCCAGTTCTGTCAACCAACTGAACAATGAACAATTTCTTGACAAAACAACAAGAGGCATGTCAG GTACTTTCAGCAAAGGTCCGATAGAGGATCCAGCAGCCACTTTGGCCGTGCACTCAGTGACATTCCATGCCAAACATGGGAGCAGGGACGGTAGCACACAGACTGAGAAATTGGTAGAGATTGAACATACAGCCTCAGGCCAGGGAAACCCAGAGGATAGCGAGGCTGGAATCTGCTTGCAAGTAACCAAATCTCCAGCCACTTCATTAG ATACTTCGCAGCCAGTGACACAGATGATCTCCAGCAATAGTAGAAGCCAGGAATCATCAGACAGCGAAATGGTTGAAATTCTTATCTGA